The DNA window TCGAGGAGGGGCTGGCCTCTTGGTACGGGCTCAAGTTTCATGGCCGCAGGACCGCCAACGGCGAAACCTACGACATGTACGCCATGACCGCGGCGCACCGCATCCTGCCCATGGGCACCCGACTGCGCGTGGAAAATCTGGAGAATGGCCGCGTGGCCGAAGTGCGCATCAACGACCGGGGACCCTTTGTGGACCCGGACAAGCGCATCATCGACCTGTCCTTCGCCGCTGCGCGGGAACTTGGAACGGACAAGCCGGGTCTGGCCCGGGTGCGCATCACCTCGGTGGGTGCCATTGAAG is part of the Alkalidesulfovibrio alkalitolerans DSM 16529 genome and encodes:
- a CDS encoding SPOR domain-containing protein — encoded protein: MTSVEGGFVEEGLASWYGLKFHGRRTANGETYDMYAMTAAHRILPMGTRLRVENLENGRVAEVRINDRGPFVDPDKRIIDLSFAAARELGTDKPGLARVRITSVGAIEGFTGTDIAGNFYVQVGAFSMKSNAERLAARLSASGFDKTRVEEADVDGTTFWRVQAGVFPSLNAAEEGKERLAREFPGAFVIAGR